In Desulfolutivibrio sulfodismutans DSM 3696, the genomic stretch CTGCCTTTGATTTCCTGACGGCTTTTTTTCCCAAAAAAAGGGCGTTGCGGCAAGTCCCGGGGCGGCCGTCCGGCCAGGGCAGGAAAACGACCGTTTTCTTGCCTGTCCCGGCCTGCCGCAGCAGGCCGTTCTTGTGCCGCCCCCCCATCCGGTTCGGCGCTGCCGGGAAACCGCCCAACCTGAGGAGTCTTTCGCCTCTGCCCTCCTTATGAAAACGACCATCAATGCCAGCGTAAAAATGCCCCCGGCGCTCCATGCCCGGATCGTGTCCCTTGCGGAAACCCGCAAACGGACACCGCACGCCCTCATGGTCCAGGCCATAGAGGCTTTTGTCCTTCGCGAAGAACAGCGGGAGGCCCTGCGCCAGGAAGCCATGGCCGCGCATGAGGATTTCTTGCTGACGGGTCTGCATGTGACGGCGAAAGAGGCGGACGCCTGGCTCGCCGAACTGGAAGCGGGCAAGGATGTGGAGCCGCCCAAATGCCACGTGTAGAACTGGCGTGGACGCCTTCTGCGCTCCGGGGAGTGCAGAGGGCCTACCGTTTCCTGGCCGAAAAGGACCGGGACGCGGCGAAGGCCGCAGCGGGGACCATCAGAAAGCAGGCCGCCCTTTTGCAAAAGTTTCCCGTCGCCGGGCGGCTGGTTGACGACTTGGACCCGGAACACCGGGAATTGCTCATTCCGTTCGGGGTGACCGGGTATGTGCTGGTCTACGAGGTTAGCGCCGAACGGATCCTCGTGCTGGCCGTGCGCCACCAAAAAAAAGCCGGATACTGACCTGCCGCCGCGGCGGGTCAGGCCTTTGGCAGGAAACAGTTCCTCCTGGAGTTTCATCCGGAAGCGGGAACCGACACAAAGCAAGCGAAACGCGCCCGAACGCTGCACGGGCCGTTTGGCGAAAGCGCTTTCGGCCTTTGGAACCGCTGCGGTGCGGGCAAGGCGCAAAACACGCCCGTTGAGCGGCTTTTGGCGGGGCGCGGCCGGGTGGGACGTTTACGCCCCCAGCCCGCAAAAATTCCTGTCCCCGGTCTGATGACAACGAACGAAGCACTAACAATCAATGCCCCGGCCTGATGCGAACGCAGGGGACGCCCCCAAAGAAGGCCCCGGCCGCAAAAAGGGACATCCGCCGGGGGGTCGCCGTCCGTTTCGGTCGGCACAGTGCGAAATCGGACGGCCTGCGAATCTGGCCGGAAGAAAAATATTTATTTTCGGTATCAGCAAAAAAATGGCGGAGGCGAGACGGCCGCAAGCCGCCGGAAATGTTCGTTTTCCGGTTCCTGGGGCCCGGGGCGGGCCGGGATTGGGGGGCAAAGATCCGGATTGCGGCGGTTCTTTCCCTTTTTTCCGATTTGCGGCATATATTGTCGGCCCCAAACGGCGTCAGCAGGAACCACGAGTCCCCAGTTTGACAAATTTGCCCAAAGATGAAAATATGGAAAAAATCAAAATAAGGTGTCGGC encodes the following:
- a CDS encoding CopG family ribbon-helix-helix protein; its protein translation is MPPALHARIVSLAETRKRTPHALMVQAIEAFVLREEQREALRQEAMAAHEDFLLTGLHVTAKEADAWLAELEAGKDVEPPKCHV
- a CDS encoding type II toxin-antitoxin system RelE/ParE family toxin; the protein is MPRVELAWTPSALRGVQRAYRFLAEKDRDAAKAAAGTIRKQAALLQKFPVAGRLVDDLDPEHRELLIPFGVTGYVLVYEVSAERILVLAVRHQKKAGY